The following nucleotide sequence is from Barnesiella viscericola DSM 18177.
CAATTACAAAATGTCGGTTACTATCCTCAATGGGACTCTGCTACCATGGCCCGATTTCTCGATGAGCACCCCATCAACGCGGCTATCTTCTCGACGGTCACCACACCCGACGACGAGGCCTTGATGCTCTTAAAACAACGCGTACCGGTATTTGTGCAGTTTGACCACTCGTCGCACATACCTATCCAGATCGGCTACGCTACCCCTCATACGCTGGGGCTCGACCGCATTGCCGCCGTAGTGGGTGCCTTGATGCAACAGCCGGGAGTGCCGGTATTGATTGTCGATGCGGGCACGTGCGTCACCTACGACCTGCTTACGGCCGACGGGACCTTTGTAGGCGGAAATATTGCACCCGGCATCAGGCTTCGCCTGCTCGCCATGCATGAACACACGGGCAAATTGCCGCACATCAGCGACGAAGGCGAAATTCCCGAGATTGGATTCAGCACCGAAACAGCCATGCGGGCAGGGGCCATACTTGGTGTAGCCTATGAAATAGAGGGTTATATTGCCCGATTGCGTGAAACTTACCCCGAGCTTTTCGTTTTTTTAACAGGGGGCGATGCCTTAAAATTGGCTGCAAAAATAAAAAGTCGCATCTTTGTGGACGAAAACTTGGTACTAACCGGTTTAAACAGAATATTACAGGAAAATGCTAAAATATAAGATTCTCTTAATAGCCTTGTCGATAGGAGCCGTTGCGTGGGCTCAGAACG
It contains:
- a CDS encoding type III pantothenate kinase, whose translation is MNLIIDQGNSVTKMALFQAGQLQNVGYYPQWDSATMARFLDEHPINAAIFSTVTTPDDEALMLLKQRVPVFVQFDHSSHIPIQIGYATPHTLGLDRIAAVVGALMQQPGVPVLIVDAGTCVTYDLLTADGTFVGGNIAPGIRLRLLAMHEHTGKLPHISDEGEIPEIGFSTETAMRAGAILGVAYEIEGYIARLRETYPELFVFLTGGDALKLAAKIKSRIFVDENLVLTGLNRILQENAKI